The region TCGAAAAGGGTACCGGCACACCGAGACGGTTGGGGATCACCCTGACCAAATCCGCTCTGGACGGACTTCCCGCTGATGATGAGAAGCCCGAGAAAGGGACTCTGAAGCTAAAACTCATCGACGGAAGTCCGTGGCACAATTTTGAATATGAGATGCTTTTTCCTAAAGAGGCTGATCGTACCGCCTACAACCACATGGGGTTGAATTGGAACCCTGAAGGGCATGGACCCCTAGAGGATGTCTTCTTTGAACCTCATTTAGACGTGCACTTCTATATGGCGACCACGGATTATCGTCATTCAATTACAAACGACAGCATGGTCGATCCCGACACTGAAGATCTGCTGGTACAAAACATTGAACCACCTAGAGATTTTCTTCCTGAAGGTTATTATCGTGCCCCAAATACCTCTGAGCCGAGGATGGGGACCCACTATGCAGACATGAGCTCAGATCAACTCAAGCCACACAATTTTTCTAATATATTCCTGTTCGGGGGGCACAACGGCAACATCGTATTTTGGGAGCCTATGCTGACCAGAAAATATCTGCTCTCTAAGCCCGACTTCTCCGCCAAAATTCCCCAGCCTAAGGCTTATCCAGTGAGCGGTTATTATCCTCTTTCGTATAGCGTCAAATACGATACGAAGCGCGATCTCATCAATGTATCTCTTGATGAGCTCACGTTGAGAGCTGCATCTTATCCAGGTAATGTATATGGAGTTGACTCTTGCTTAGACTCCAAGATGGTCGACATAATTTTTACTCACAAAGAAGCCAAGCCAAAGGATTTGCAAATTCCAGCAAAATGTCAGCCTCTTGTCCCGATGATTAAACGAGCACTGAGCTGAGGATTGGCACTTTTTAATATTGTGCAGCCCATTGCTTTACATAAAGCAATGGGCTGCACAATGCCATATACATAATTCGCTATAAATGGGGGTTACAGGGTTTCTAATTTCACTCGTCGATTAAAAACCTTAAGGAAAACCGTCTTCGATTCGTGACATATTCATACATGTCGTGTCAAGTCAGTGTCTATCTCTACAATAAATAAGATTGAAACCGCAAATGCGCAACCTTTTCATAAGCTCGACTCTTCTAGGTACCTGCTCAGCATTGCTCATCTCCAACGCCAATGCCGATCAAGTGCATCCTGCAGACTATGCATACCAAGATCTAGATGCCTATATTGAGCCCACGGCTGATCAACTTGACCAAGTCACTTCTGTAGATCAGTTTTCTGATGTTCAACCTACAGATTGGGCATACCAAGCAATAATAAATCTTGCCGAAATATATGGGTGCGTCGCAGGCTATCCAGATCAATCACTACGGGGGGATCAAGCGATCACACGTTACGAAGCAGCTGCACTCTTGAACAACTGTTTAGATTCTATATCTGAGGTTACGGATGAAATCAGGAAGCTAATTTACCTTTTTGAAACAGAGCTTGCATTAATTCGGGGCAGAGTTGATGGATTAGAGGCCAGAGTAGGAGAATTGAAGGCAATGCAGTTTTCTCCGGTCTCGAAAC is a window of Synechococcus sp. A15-24 DNA encoding:
- a CDS encoding DUF5602 domain-containing protein; its protein translation is MISQLRKLSNQISAFVLSLVLFCFSFPPNVHAATSTRVVQGDKMNMGKGEVWTWTEVEKGTGTPRRLGITLTKSALDGLPADDEKPEKGTLKLKLIDGSPWHNFEYEMLFPKEADRTAYNHMGLNWNPEGHGPLEDVFFEPHLDVHFYMATTDYRHSITNDSMVDPDTEDLLVQNIEPPRDFLPEGYYRAPNTSEPRMGTHYADMSSDQLKPHNFSNIFLFGGHNGNIVFWEPMLTRKYLLSKPDFSAKIPQPKAYPVSGYYPLSYSVKYDTKRDLINVSLDELTLRAASYPGNVYGVDSCLDSKMVDIIFTHKEAKPKDLQIPAKCQPLVPMIKRALS